A part of Desulfotomaculum nigrificans DSM 574 genomic DNA contains:
- the hslO gene encoding Hsp33 family molecular chaperone HslO, translating into MQDYLVRGVSVDGSFRIFAARTTATVEEARVRHNCWPVATAALGRTLTAGLLLGANLKGEDILTIRIMGDGPLGAIVVTANAKGEVRGYVQEPQVHLPSTPAGKLPVGAAVGRGQLHITRDLGLKDPFTGSVDLVSGEIAEDIAHYLTTSEQTPSAVALGVLVETDNSVVAAGGLLLQLLPEAPKDTLEKLEQNLAQLPPVSALIHNGETPENIIDRVTRGIEVKILEKKPVSFNCSCSRQRLEDLLVGIGKDEVTAMLEEQGQAEINCHFCSEQYRFDRDDLLRILDRIEKEKSKPES; encoded by the coding sequence ATGCAGGACTATTTGGTTAGAGGCGTGTCTGTTGACGGCAGCTTTCGTATATTTGCCGCCCGCACCACCGCCACGGTGGAGGAGGCCCGGGTGCGGCATAATTGCTGGCCGGTGGCTACAGCAGCTTTAGGTCGCACCCTGACCGCGGGGCTGTTACTGGGGGCTAATTTGAAGGGGGAGGATATACTCACCATTCGCATAATGGGCGATGGCCCGCTGGGAGCAATTGTGGTCACCGCCAATGCCAAAGGAGAAGTAAGGGGCTATGTCCAGGAACCGCAGGTACACCTGCCAAGCACACCAGCGGGCAAATTGCCGGTGGGGGCAGCGGTGGGGCGTGGACAACTACATATAACCCGGGATTTGGGCCTAAAGGATCCCTTTACCGGTAGTGTTGACTTGGTTTCCGGAGAAATAGCCGAGGATATTGCCCACTACCTCACCACATCGGAACAGACACCATCGGCAGTGGCTCTGGGTGTACTGGTGGAGACAGATAATTCGGTGGTGGCAGCCGGGGGATTATTGCTCCAATTATTGCCGGAGGCCCCTAAGGACACCCTTGAAAAACTAGAGCAAAATTTGGCTCAATTACCCCCGGTTAGTGCCCTGATCCATAATGGGGAAACCCCGGAGAATATCATTGACCGGGTAACCCGGGGCATTGAGGTAAAAATATTAGAAAAGAAGCCGGTTAGTTTTAATTGCTCCTGTTCCCGGCAACGATTGGAAGACTTGCTGGTGGGCATAGGTAAAGATGAGGTTACGGCCATGCTGGAAGAGCAGGGGCAGGCGGAAATTAATTGCCATTTTTGCTCTGAACAATATCGTTTTGACCGTGACGATTTGCTTAGAATTTTAGACAGAATTGAAAAGGAAAAATCAAAACCTGAATCATAA